CACCGCTGCCAGATGATCGACGTCGAGGGCGTGGCGCAGGCCGAGCACGAAGCCGAGGCCGAGAATGGCGAGAGGAGAGGTCGGCATGATCACGCTCCGATCCGGGCGAGAGCCTCCACCAGGATGGCGAGGCCTGCAAGGGAGATGACGGCGGCGCTCGCCACCGGCATGTAGCGCGCGACGCGGCCGTCGATGGGCAACCGATCGAACAGCCCGCGCGCGTAGACGAGGGCGAGACCGATCGTGGTCAGAACCGCCGCCAGACCTGCGCTGAAGGCGAGGATCAGCACGAGGCCGAACGCCGTGCGGCCGAGCGCGATCGCGCCCAGCATGACGACGAGCGCGGACGGGCAGGGAAGGATGCCTCCCGAGACGCCGAGGGCGAGGAGGTTCCGCGCCGTCGGCGCCGCGTCGGCGGGCGGTACGTGGCTGTGGCCGTGATCGTGCTCCCCGTCGTGATGATGGTGGTGATGGTGGCCGTGGTCGTGCGGGTGGCCGTGGAGCGCCGTCTCGAGACGGCTTCGCAGGAGCGACGCGCCCACCGCGACCACGAGCAGGCCGGAGACGGCGCTCATCCACGGCAGCAGTCGCTCGGGGAGCACCCACGCCGACGCGACGAGCGTCGCGAGCCCGAGCACGTAGACGCCGAGCGTGTGTGTCGCCGTGACGACGAGGCCGAGGAAGACGGCGTGGCGCCACGTTCCGCGCGCGCCGACGAGGTACGCGCCGACGATCGTCTTGCCGTGCCCCGGTGTGAGCGCGTGGAAGGCGCCGAGCACCAGGGCCACGAGGAGCGCGCTCGCCATGAGGCTGACGGGATGCGCGCGCGGTTCACCCGCTCATACGGAAGCGCCCGGCGGTCGGATGTGTGCCGGCACACTCGTAGTCGGTCGGGGCCGACCCAATCCGGCCATCCGAGTGTGTTTTTCTGTAGGAGGAACCAAGTGTCAGCCCGCAGCAGCCGACCAGAGATCGAACGATCGGGGCACGCGTTCGTCGGCCGGATCGTGGGCGGCGACGGCATCGCGGAGGAGGTGACGGGCGACGTCCGTCGTCAGGCGTGGAAACCAGGCCGGGGGGCTGCGACGCCGGGCGTGGCTCGCCGCTCGCGTGGCTGCTCGACATCGCACGCAGCCGCGCGATCGACCGCATCCGCGTGGGCGCGGCCGCTGGCACCCCGCACGAGCTGCTCTTCGTCGTCGAGACGTTCTGGAGACGCTCAGAGAGACGCTCGCCGCGAGGCCGTCAACGACGGTGCGGAGATCGATCGCGGGCAACCGATCGAGGTCGGGCCGGAGGGCGTGGCGATGGTCTGCGGACGGCTCGCGACCAGTTCCAGGCTCCGCCCGCCCGCGACGGCGGCGTGACCGATCTCGCCGGGATCGCGCCGGTCGCTTCCGATCAGCCCGCGGACGGCGAGGCCGTAGGCAACCACCAGCCCGATCCACATGAACATCCCCGCGGTCATCGATGCCTCGAAAGAGCATCGGCTGTGCCACGGACAGGCCTGCGAGGTTGCTAGGGAAATCGAGGTATCGGCCATCTTGGGCCTGCAGGGTGCAGCACGACCACCATGCAGATTGCGATCGGCGGCGGAACCCGGGCGGAGAATGCGAATCGCACGAGGGGCATGTTTCACTTTGCAATCCAAGTCGGAGTCCCACCATGGGGCATAAGGAATTTCGCGACGCGTCAGGTGGCATGCTTCGTGCGTGAGGCAAGATGCGTCGCTCATCGCGGATCGTGGGCGAGCACTAAGGAGGAGTGAACGAATGGATGTGCTCTACATCGGCTTGGCCGTCGGATTCT
The window above is part of the Candidatus Eisenbacteria bacterium genome. Proteins encoded here:
- a CDS encoding sulfite exporter TauE/SafE family protein, whose translation is MASALLVALVLGAFHALTPGHGKTIVGAYLVGARGTWRHAVFLGLVVTATHTLGVYVLGLATLVASAWVLPERLLPWMSAVSGLLVVAVGASLLRSRLETALHGHPHDHGHHHHHHHDGEHDHGHSHVPPADAAPTARNLLALGVSGGILPCPSALVVMLGAIALGRTAFGLVLILAFSAGLAAVLTTIGLALVYARGLFDRLPIDGRVARYMPVASAAVISLAGLAILVEALARIGA